A portion of the Bacillus sp. es.034 genome contains these proteins:
- a CDS encoding SDR family oxidoreductase, with amino-acid sequence MSQQQQNQKQTFPPQHQDHQPGTVDEMNPQPIHTDQNYKGSGKLDGKVALITGGDSGIGRSVAWYFAREGAHVAVSYLDEHEDANKTKELVEAEGVRCILLPGDVGSSTFCKDIVSKTISEFGKLDILVNNAAEQHPQAGLTDISDEQLERTFKTNIFSMFYLTRAALPHLKKGASIINTASITAYKGNKDLIDYSSTKGAIVSFTRSLAENIAADGIRVNGVAPGPIWTPLIPSTFSSQKVSEFGANTPLGRAGQPFELAPAYVYLASDDSSYVSGQMIHVNGGTVING; translated from the coding sequence TTGTCTCAACAACAACAAAACCAGAAACAGACTTTTCCCCCTCAGCACCAGGATCATCAGCCTGGTACGGTGGATGAAATGAACCCCCAACCCATTCATACGGATCAAAACTATAAAGGCAGTGGCAAGCTGGATGGAAAGGTCGCACTCATTACAGGAGGCGACAGCGGGATCGGACGGTCGGTTGCCTGGTACTTCGCACGGGAAGGCGCACATGTAGCGGTTTCGTATTTGGACGAGCATGAGGATGCGAATAAAACGAAGGAACTTGTAGAAGCAGAAGGCGTCAGATGCATCCTGTTACCAGGTGATGTGGGAAGTTCGACTTTCTGCAAAGATATCGTGAGTAAGACGATATCCGAGTTCGGGAAACTTGATATCCTCGTAAACAACGCTGCTGAACAACACCCTCAAGCAGGGCTTACGGATATTAGCGATGAACAGTTGGAGCGTACATTCAAAACGAATATCTTCTCCATGTTCTATTTGACACGGGCTGCCCTCCCTCATCTGAAGAAGGGAGCCTCGATCATCAATACGGCTTCGATCACAGCATATAAAGGAAACAAGGATCTGATCGATTACTCTTCCACCAAAGGGGCCATTGTAAGTTTCACTCGTTCACTGGCTGAAAACATTGCCGCAGATGGCATCAGGGTGAACGGGGTCGCGCCAGGACCGATCTGGACTCCGTTGATACCATCGACATTCAGTTCACAAAAAGTGTCGGAATTCGGAGCGAATACACCCCTTGGACGGGCGGGACAGCCGTTTGAGTTAGCACCTGCCTACGTATATCTTGCCAGTGATGATTCAAGCTACGTGTCGGGACAGATGATTCATGTGAATGGCGGTACCGTCATCAACGGATAA